GCAGGTGAGCGTTGAGGGCCAGCGGCCACTTGGCTTCCGGCAGCCGGAGCGCGGCGTCTGGCACTTCGACGTGGGCCACCATGCCCAGCGCATGCACGCCGGTATCCGTGCGGCTGGAGCCATGCACGCGCACTGGCTCCGGCAGCAGGCGGGCGAGGGCTTCCTCGATTTTCTGCTGCACGCCCACCCCGATTTTCTGCACCTGCCAGCCCTGGTAGCGGGTGCCGTCGTAAGCAATGACCAGTTTGAGTTTGACCACGCCGGAGGCGCTCATGGGGCCGGGGGACGTTGTGCGCGGGCATCCAGAAAGCTTTGCAACAAAATCGCGGCCGCCATGCGGTCCACCGTTTCCTTGCGTTGTTGGCGGCGCATGCCGCCCTGAATCAACATACGGTGGGCCTGCGCGGTGGTGAGCCGTTCATCCCAGGTTTGGATGGGGACGGCGAGGGCATCTTTGAGAATGGCGACAAATTCCTGCACTTTGAGGGCGGCCGGGCCATAGCTGCCGTCCATGTTGCGGGGCATGCCCACGACGATCAGTTCGACTTCCTTTTCTTTGATCAAGGTTTTGAGGCGCGCCAGAAACTGATCAAAAGGCTCCGCCGCGATGTATTCCAGCGGCTGAGCAATCAGCTCCAGCTCATCGCAAATGGCCACCCCGATTCGCTTGGTGCCATGGTCCAGGGCAAGAATGCGCATAGTAAATCTAAAATATTTAGAAATCGGTCATTATTAGTAATATTAAACTTTCGGATTTTAGATGCTTATATTTATTCATGGGTCTTTTAATTTCATTCTTCCATTCCAAAGTGGAAACGTAAAACAAATCTTGTGTTAAACAATCTGTTAATCATCGAAACCATGCAATTCTTTTACAATGTATAAAGAAACCTCTGCGAAACGGGTTTTGAATGAGTTGTTCGCTATTCAAATTATTATCTAGTATTCTAGGGTGCGCTATTCCATGGCGTTTTCAGGTCACACGGCCCCTTGCCGGCCTGGCCGGTGGCCTCTGGCGGACCATTCTTGGCCCGCCCGAGCACACCGCTTCAGCCAGCCGCTACTTTCACCAGCCGTTTCATCTTCCAACAAAGACTCTTGAACTCCAATTCCAGCCGGTTGGGCTCCCGCCCCAGGTAGCGCACCCGCCGGTATCCGGCCCAGTGTTTCATCCCCCCAATCACCCGTTCCACCCCGCTCCGCATCCGGCTCAGCACCCAGTTGAATGGCCGCTGCCCCGGCCGCAGCTTCTCCCCGCGCTTGGCTCGTCGGCGGATCCCGTTGGCCACTTGGTGCTTCACACACCATTGTCTTTGTGCCTCCCCCCAGTACGCCTTGTCGGCTACCACCATCTGTTCATCCCCCACCGCCACCCGCGCAAACTCCCGGCTGTCATGCACGTGGGCCCCCGTCAGACTCACCCGACGGATCATCAAGTGCGTCCGATCCACCCCCACATGCGCTTTGTAGCCGTAGTGCGGCTGGCCACGCTTGACCGTAAAACGGGCGTCGGGGTCGCCCGTCGTCCCCGCTCTCCGGGAAGGCGGCCGCCGCGCCGCCTGCACCAAGGTGGCGTCCACCAAAGTGCAGGTCTTCAAAATCAACCCCCGCTCTACCAGTGGTTGGTTGACTGACGGTCTGAAAGGTCATAGCATTGCTTCAAGAGGCACATCTTGAACCGCCCCAAGGGGGGATGCGGCGGACGCCCCGTGCGGGCCGGGTACATGCGGTGCAGGACCTGCTCGATCGGTTGCCAGTTCACCGCGGCCTGAAGTTGGTCCAGAAAAGAATTGCTCGGCGGGGTGGGCATCAGGCAGTCCAAGAGTCCTTGCTGGGGATTGAGGGTCGTTCGCATATACTACTTGGACGCACCTCATCACCCTTTGTTCAATGAGTTTTGCAGCGATTTCAATAATTTGAATGGCGAACAACTCATTCAAAACCTGTTTCGCAGAGGTTTCGAAGTATAAGTCGCAACAGAGCACTAGATAACATTTTAAATGGCTATCAACTAATCCAAAGCCGGTTTAGGGTAGGTCTCATATTAACTGCGCGATTTTCTTATTCTTCTCAAGAATCTCTTTAATGCTTTTCCAAAATACCGTTCCTCATATAGGCTGAATGTGCCTCGACAATACTTTCCATGCAGTATATTCCAAATCATTAAGAAGAACGATGCTACGGGCCCGGTATTTATGATACTGACTTGCTCAAGCATATTGGTATACCTATTTTCCAAAGACAAAAATTTATCTATCCTGTTTGGCATATAATTCTTTGCAGTGTTCAAGCAATTTAAGAATTCTCGATAAGCTTCTTCCATATCTGCGAAATCTCTGCCTCGCTTTCGCACCGGTGATTCTAGCTGATAAGTGTTATTATTATGCCTTCTTTAAATACTAAAACATCAGGAAAGTATCTCAACTCACCAATAAGAATGCTACGAAAGCCGAGCCGAATGTCCTCTTTTATTCCCATTTTTGAAAGGGGTCCGAACGTAGTGAATAAATCTCTTGTATAAGCCATAGTACAACCAAAAGTTAAAAACTGATCTCCACGAAGCATTGAATCGATATCATAAACAAATGGGTTCATCATATCCGTACGCATCAATTGTATGTGCTCACCCTTGTCGTTTATTACACTAGCATTGGTCATCAAGGCTAATCCGGCTTTCCTAAAATCAAGCCACTTGCCCGCTAGATAGGAAGTTCTTCCAGGAATAGATATGTCATCCCCAGCTGCGCAAACGATAAGTTCACCGTGGGTTAATTCAACGCAGCGATTGACGTGGCTGCAAATGCCGAGGTTTCGCTCATTTCGGTTCAGGATGATTCGGTGGGGGCCTTTATATTGT
This is a stretch of genomic DNA from Fontisphaera persica. It encodes these proteins:
- the ruvX gene encoding Holliday junction resolvase RuvX; this encodes MRILALDHGTKRIGVAICDELELIAQPLEYIAAEPFDQFLARLKTLIKEKEVELIVVGMPRNMDGSYGPAALKVQEFVAILKDALAVPIQTWDERLTTAQAHRMLIQGGMRRQQRKETVDRMAAAILLQSFLDARAQRPPAP
- a CDS encoding transposase, whose product is MKTCTLVDATLVQAARRPPSRRAGTTGDPDARFTVKRGQPHYGYKAHVGVDRTHLMIRRVSLTGAHVHDSREFARVAVGDEQMVVADKAYWGEAQRQWCVKHQVANGIRRRAKRGEKLRPGQRPFNWVLSRMRSGVERVIGGMKHWAGYRRVRYLGREPNRLELEFKSLCWKMKRLVKVAAG
- a CDS encoding glycosyltransferase, with protein sequence MLIAYNQEQFIREAVEGAFAQTYSPLEIILSDDCSTDRTFEIMKEMSAQYKGPHRIILNRNERNLGICSHVNRCVELTHGELIVCAAGDDISIPGRTSYLAGKWLDFRKAGLALMTNASVINDKGEHIQLMRTDMMNPFVYDIDSMLRGDQFLTFGCTMAYTRDLFTTFGPLSKMGIKEDIRLGFRSILIGELRYFPDVLVFKEGIIITLIS